In the Silene latifolia isolate original U9 population chromosome 1, ASM4854445v1, whole genome shotgun sequence genome, ATCCTAAAATCACCATTATCATCGTCATCGTCACTGTTACCGTTGCCATGTTTTGTAGCTACCTTTAAATTGATCCAAGACTTAAATTTGTGTTCCTATAGATGAATAAAAGAATTATGGTATGTAGGTCTAAGTAGTTGGGAAATAAGTATCTCTATGATCTCTAGTTGTATTGTGAGTGGAAGGGCACGCTTCATAACGTGCAGTCCATTAACTCTCACAGACAACTTCCTCCGTTCCATTTAATATTAAACTCGTATTATTATGATTGAATGTCAACGACCAAGTGTAGATGCATGCCTTTTTGACaaagtaatacggagtaataataCCTATAGTACAAACTACAAAGTATCGGGTTCATAATCTCTCACTCGCAATATTGTATTGgcctcccttcacctcccctcactccccctcccctcctaaaattgtatccaaacggaccctaaaatgaaaaaaattaCTCCTGCCTGTCTTTATTTTCTTCCCCTTGTTTGTGGGCACAAGATTTAAGGAAATTAATAAAACAAGAGTAAAAAGGttgagtggggtttggtgataggagagaagggtgaataattatgaattaaataaggaattgtgagacCAAACATTAAGGAAAAAAATCAAATAGGAGCAAAagagttgggtggagttttggTGATCGGAGGGagtgatgaataaaataagattaaaagtttctaaaataagaaaagggaagaaaacctgaataatccgtttaagaaaataggaaagaaaatagAGTATGTTTTTGTTCAACTTTTGTTTTAGTGGAGGGATTTGTAGAAGAAGAAAGAACATAAAACTTGAAAGAAGACATAATTAAAAATAGagtaaattaataatttaatCATTTATAATCTTCAGTTTTCTAAAATAACTCCTTTAGCAAAATCTTGTCAATAACATTAAGGCACCCACGTTCTTCATCGAGATGGGGACTCGACAATGCTAAGACCCGCATTGTTTTTTTTTGGTGTCGATTATGAATATGCCCTAAAAGACATACGGAGTAGTTTTCTGGTCTTTTGTTCATGTTTGGTTACAAAATTAATTGGATTGTTCTTCAAATATGTTCTTAATTCGTTTCTAGGCCTTCTGGATTGTgagtgaagggtgggtatttgcCCATACTAAAGGCTTACAAGTGTTCGAGCGAGGGATACTGTCTATTTCAACTTTAAGTGACACCATATCGGATGTAAGAATTACTGTATGTGTTTTCTCCGTTAGGGCTTACAACCTCAGAATCACACTCCTTTTACCGGAACCTGTTATACATTGCTGCCCGTAACTCGATGATTACCGAAAACACTTCTTTAAACCATCATCTCATGAATTAACTACAAGTCAAGTGTAGATAATCCATTATAAGGGCCAAAACGCTCTCTCCTCTCTCCTCTCTTTACCTTTCCCCCCAATTAAGTAACCCTTGATCTGCTACCGCCGCCTTCCTCCTTCACCTCCCTTAAGCCCCTTCGGCGCCGCCGGAGATGTAGTCTTCCTTCGATTACTCTCCGGAGGCCTTAAACGCTCGCTCATGGCTTGTTTCATCCTATTTCCGTTGCTTCAACAGTTAAACAATTTCTCCAAATCAAAGAAACCCCCATTTAAATCTGTCTTTCAAATTCTATGTCGTGTCCGATCATATTTCATCCTCTTTTAATCAGTTTTTCCCCAGATTTCTGCAAACGGCTTTTTATCAAATTCCATATAAAAGTTCGGATCTTTGCTCTTCTTCATCGTTTTCTGGGGTTGGTTTGAAGGTTTgtatttcaaatctcgtttttaaTTGTTTTTCGCAGCTGCGTTATGAAACAGATGTTGGATAATCTTCGGAACAAGGTTCGATTAAGCAGACGGAACGGTTCTCACTCCATCTGTTCTTTGGAGTGATGCGTTATTTTTCTATCTTTTTCATGGGCTGCTTTGCTGTCCATATTTCGGTTCGCCTCCTTTTCCTTATCTGTTTATTTAAAGTTTCCATAAAGCTTTATAGTTGGCCAAAGTTGGCTTGACGGGACATGGGTTTTAAGTCTTCGTCTTTGGGGGTGGTGTCGTTTTCTCCTTTGAaagcttcttttctttttctgttGGGGCTGTTGTTTGGTGGTGTCTGTTTTGTTCCGCTGTGATCGAGCGTTTGGCGGAGGTGGTGTGGTTGGGTTGGTGTGGTTTGGTTGGTTGGTTGTAGTAGTTGTTTCCATCTTCTTGTTGCTCAAAGTTTCTGTGCTTTCTGTTTTCTTTAAGTTTCTCTGATTTAGTTTTAGAGTTTACCTTAGTTGTTAAGTTATGGCGCCCTTTCCATCTTTTTCGTCCAGTTCTAGTGCCGAGTTTCTTGAGTTCTTTGTTCTTTTTTACGGTAATGAGAAGTTGTCAAATGAGGAAATTGAATTTCTGAAGGTCCTTACACGTTTAGATTATCCGCCTTTTTCTCAAATTCAGGCCCTTAAAGATTTTGGTAATGATCTTTTTCGACAAAACCAGTTTGATCAGGCCGGAAATTGTTATGATAACGCATGCCGTTTACTGAGTTCGTCTCTCAAAGACAAGAGCATGGCTGATTTACCTTCATCTTTATCACTCGCTGTTTCTTTGTCTTTAAATTTAGCAGCGTGTGCGAATAAGCTTCATGCTTCTGAGGTGGCTTTGACCTACTGCTCTATGGTTTTACAATTCTTTCCTCGCAATGCTAAAGCTCTTTTTCGTAAGGCGATAGCCCTTAAAAATTTGGTCAGGTTATCCGAAGCTCGTACCATTTTGGAGGAGGCCAATTTGATTGAGCCTCATAATAAAGATATTATTCATGAGCTGGCTGCCGTAAAGCAGTCTCTGGTAATTAACAAAAATGGTAAGCGTGTTGTCGTTGAGTCCTTGGGTATGGAAGATGTTCGAGCAGAGAAGCTTTTGGTTTCTTCTCCACAAGATCAGGTTGTTGGAATGGTGGAGAAGATGGCTAAAACTGTATCTTGTCCTTTGTCGTTATGTTCCGAAATTGAAGGAAGTGAAAATAATCTCTTGTCGCCTCCGATTTTGCCGGGTTGTTGTGGTATTAATAGTTCCCCGGATGTGCCTATGGAGTCTGATAATGGCAGTGCGCCTGATGAGGCATCGAATGGTACACAGGTGTGTGATTCTTCCTCCTCCACTACCTCAAAATCTCATCAGTTCCGCTTCACCAACAAAAAGCGACCTCATAATACGCTACATTTATCATCTCAAGATTATGATAGTTTGTTACATGGCACACATTTGGGATTCTACAACCCAAGGTCCATGTCTTTTATGAGGGTTCGTACCCTCACCTCTAAAATCATCCagacgggaactccccatgaCAAAGCTCATGGGACAGCAGAAGTTCCCACCTCTTCTCCTACACCGGAGAACTCTTTACACTTTGGTAATTTTGAACCTGGAAGTGTTGTGTTAGTTAAGGAGGAGGCCGACGTACAGGTTGATAAGAAGACACGACTTAATTCAGACTCTCCATATCCTACTAAGATTTCATCGATCCAGTTTGAGTTCGCTGCGGTCAGGAAGCTTTCACTTATCAGAGAGGGACCTAATGTGCATCGATACCACGCTAAAGACCCCATGGGTTGTGTTTCAGCCATGTCAAAGAAAAGATCTATGTTTTCTGCTTCTTTTTGCAGGTACGCACGGACTTCTGTTGCTGTTATGAGGAGGAAGCGGAATTATGTTCAACTTATCGAGTTTGACGCTCATTACCATCCACCGTTCAAGAAAATTCGCCTTGTTTCTTCACTTGGAATTACTTCTACGGTTTCTTCTGTTACTAGTTTTGGGGCTCCTTATGCCCCTTTGTTTGTATTTTGAAGCAACCTATGTACTCTCTTCTAGTTTTATTTATGAAGttcattgttgtcaaaaaaaaaaaaaaaaaaaaaaaaaaaaaaccatcatCTCGCCTCTTTGGAGAAAAATCCTGCCACAGCGTACCACTAGAATAAAAAGGGCCGACCTCCTTACACTTAAAACGCAATCCACCAAATAGAATTATTATAAAGGCTTAGGTGTTAGGTGTAAGGAGTACGGTCCTCAGGACACAAGAATTTTTGTTAGTTTTGTTTTAGCTCTACTCTTGGTTTGTAAGGCGTACATCTCAATGTCGAACAGGTACCCTCTGTTAGAACTAGCAATCTTCAGAAACAAATTTGTCAAGTCTAggggtccgtttggatacaattttaggagggaaggggaggggagggggagtgaggggaggtgaagggaggggagagaaggggagggcaaatgggatgtgggtgtttggataacaaaaattatgaagggaaatggaaggggaggaaggagggagatgaagaatggatggaggattgaagaatgttggtggtataattagagtccaaataatgttttctttccaaatcttgtcacccttggaaagattattgtttgttctataggagggaaaataagtcctctcatttctctccccttccatttcctttctcccatattttttatccaaacaaaggaaattaaatccctccctttccctcccctccccttctcttcaattctttcaatccaaacggaccctagGTGTTCTACTGTTCTTAGTAAAGGTCTCCAAAGATTGCCTTCAATAACTCGAAACTTGGCGTGAATCAAGCTGACAGGACTTGACACACAACCATAACTTATACGCCGTTGCTTCATCTGATATGATTTTGGatcacatcatcaccattcaCTACCTACAAGGCTACAACCCATCAACTTATACCCTGCAATACACCATGAACAACCAATAGCCACTCCATCGCCCACCAACTCCCTTCTGtcgcccttccctatctttcttTTAACCTAAAACAATGGTATAATTACAAATCAAAGATAAAGAAACTCGAACAAAACCATATTTAATCCCCTTAAAATCAAAGGAATAAGTCCATCCCAATCACTTGTttcctttgattaaaataccactGAGAAAAGAATCAAAAAAGTTAAACGAATGCTCGAGGATGGAGTATTATCCGAGTGCCCTCAGCCGCTCACCAGATGCAAAAGTATCTACTTCAGTGAACGCTCAAGTGACACTCATTTAACCGGCTGTGCGTTTTCAGGTTTGTTCAGTCCATATTAACTCACCGGAGCTTCCTTGATACCAAGGCCACATCCCCTCCACGCGTTTGTGTCATCAAGACTAGCCAACTGCCTACTAGATGCGGAAAAAGTCAACTGAATGGTATCCAAACAGAGTAAACCGAATATGAGCAGACCCGACGACTCAAATGTAATGCAATGTAAGGTGAAAGAGAATCAAGACAGTGTGACGTAATCACATGAGATAATTGGGGTGGGTATATGATGGAAGAAACCAATACTGATTTGTTAATGTGTTTTCCGTCAATCCATGTACAATCTCACCAAAGACGGATACTGTCTATCCTCAAATGTTTCCGTCACAACCAGGCATATGTACAGGGGATACTGTCTACTTTACCCTTCCACAACCTTTACTGGAGTTCTGCAGTGACCCAAAAAAAAATCGGAAATCAGTATGAAGTTATACAGTGAGCTACGGTTTTATGTGAAAGAAGAGCGGCATACCCAAAGGGAGTCTGCTTGATAGACAGTAGTTCCACATCCAACTGCACAATAACAACAGAGTATGAGTTCTAAGGTCGGTTTTCAATCAAGAACACTCCTTAAGTTAATGTTACAACAATATTAGAAGAGAATTCTTACGTCATCGTACACCAAACCGATGAGAATACTGAACTGAGAACATTTTTCGTATATACTTGAGCAGAATCCAAGTAGAATAAATGAAAAAGACTTCTAATTGGCGAGGGTGCACCATAATTTAGTACATCCGGTGTACCTAATAATTTTTCATAGCAGAGAGCAAGTTCActacggttttttttttttgaagaaaaaaccCTAAGGGGTTAATCCATTTCATTCATATCAGCAAACGCAGCTTAAGCTATCAGACCAAGACCTATAACCATCACACCAAGGAATCGCGTGCGCTAGTTCGTGAGCTACTCTATTACCAGTTCTACTAACAAAAGAAAATTTAACAGAATCAAAACTATTACATAAAGATAAAATATCGTCAAGAATAAGATGAAAATCGTTGCGTCCTTGTGACCGAGAGACAGTCACTTTCAATAGTCACTACGTTTTTTTTGTTAAGCTTAATCCCGCATACTCCAAAGCCAAAAAACATTGAGCCTTTGGCTTCATTTCTATTGGAGGTTTTTATGCAAGAGGAAAATTGTATGCGATATGTGAACGTGATATTCTCCTCAAGTCCATAAATCTTGATGAAAACGCGAAACACACAAATCAAACATTGCAACTCTCAAAGATTAATTGAAGAGTATCACGATTTGCGAAATTAAGCTTGTATATATGAGCAACATGTCTTCTTCAATCTTCACTTCCATATACAAACTTAGCAACTAAAGTTTCTGTTATTTACCTCGATCGTTGCATTCGGAGGGATTTCTTGGACCCCTTTGCTTCCATATGCTAGTTCAGGAGGAACAATTAATAACCGCTGCATAAAAAAAAAAGCTCCATAGTAAGGCGAACAAACGGATGCTTCTTTTATGTAATATTAATCGAGAAAAGCTGATTACCAGAGAATTTAAGAACACAAATATTAAACACTGCACAAACTAAAATGATTTACCTGGCCGCCTACTCTCATTCCTTCAACACCAAGATCTAATCCCTTGAGAACTGCGCCTCGCTCTGACTGTCCAACATCAAATCCGTATGGctgcaaaaatgaaaagaacttAATTCAGAAAAGAAAACAAATTTTGTAACAGAAATTGACACAGCATAAACTCAGAATATTGCAAGAATGCCAGTGAATAAAATTTCAGAAACCTTAATGATTGTTAAAGATCGTTGTGTACAGGCATAAGTTGTGAAACTGAGGTTTAGTCTATTTATTATGTTCATGTCCAGCCTCGAAGTGTCAGAAGTTGTTAGGTAACAAGTAGTTCCTCACTTACTTGGAAGGGAATGAAGATTTGGATAAATATATGGCATTAATGACACATGAATAAAAGCAAGTTTCTGTTGCTGGTACAACAAATACATGACAGCCATGTAAAATTGTTGAAATGACAAACAAACATAGTGCATCCGGTTTGAAGGTGCAGAAAGTCAGAAACTGAGGATGTTAATCTCTTAGCCTCAGGGCTATGCAATAAGATGTTAGGATGAAGAGGAGACAATCAAGGTCATCATCACCGGCATAAGTTAATGGGCATAATTTTTTAATAATGACACATTTTTTGAGGAAATCCGAAAAGAACGATTAATTCATCAACATTGTCCATACAGTAAGGCAACTGTCAACTGGAACACCAGCGACGCTCAAGTCTCCTGATACCAACTACTAAGTTGGCACACACTTCCCTTTAATAAGTCTGCCCCTCAAATATTCAAACTGATGAAGCACTTTGCTTCTCTTGACTATTGACATGTTCGAATCCATTCATGCACTTTTTATGGATGTCTACTTAAAAACCCACAGGCAACTAATGTAATGCAGCATCAACTACTCTAATTTGGTTGCTTTTGCCACGACTTCATTGTCAAAGAAATTCGAGTATGCCATCAGAATCGTTGGAGCATATATGCAAGTACATCTTTGATAATCTCACTTACAAATTATTTCATTGAAATTGTTTCAACAGTTAAAACATCTGAATTGCATAAAGCTAATCTAATTGTCTTCCTGATTATTCCGATTCCATGGATTTACTTCAAATAACAACTTGCGCACTGGACGGTCCACCGACGCTATACATGTATACTTGAAAGCATTACCTCTCTAATAATCTGTTTTAGGATGACTCATTGACTCACAATGAAAACAGTGTTGACAAACATATCAATTGATTTCTAGTTCACGACATAATAAGTGCGGACAATTTATAGAGTAATTTAGCTTTATTCCACCATCCTCCAAGCCATAAATAATAGCGAGCCTTCCAATAATTCTTGAAGTAGTAAGTAACACATATGTATATAAGTCAAAAGGCTTAAAGCTTACAGTTCCACCACTAACACCCATTCCTTGACGACTTGTCATGAAAGTGATACCCTTCCATTTAGCTACATAATGTACCTGCCACAATTTCGATGCGATGAGAACCTATGAGAGAGAGCCCATGGTTTTGCTTGTGAACATATGAGAAATACTCACATAACCAAGAGCATTGCCCTAGTAAATGCCCTAATCTTTCATGACATCGATAGGGATACGATGCATTATTTTAACTGATTTTAAACTTTCAGCTCATCATAACTAAAATCTTTTTGAGATACATGACGATAGAGATGGGCCAATATTGTAGCGGATGCAAATGCCCATAACATGCCATCTAGCATGAATCACAAAATAAAcataataaacaaacaaaattgtCACAACCGTACTGCAACACGAGATCCCTTTACAGCTTCAGGACCACCTCCGACCTTCAAGTCATAATACCTACAAAGTACAGCGTAGGACCATGAACATCTTGAGGTCAATGGGGTTCAAGCATACAGAAACTTGAACAACTGAATATTCCCTAGAGTAAATGTCAAAAAATTATCATGCAATCCTAGAGTTCAAATGAGCACATAGTTTGCTGCTATTCATGATGTACAATAAAAAAggtaattttcttttattctgCATATCAAGAAAGCTCAAGAAGctaaaaaaatgaattaagccAACAGGATGTACAGGTAAAATGACATACTTTAGACCGTTAGGGAGGGTTTTAAAGTCGCTCTCGGGAATTTTTGCCCCCCTGAGCTGCAAGCACGACACAAATTTCAATAAAATTGACAAAATTTTCACACAATAAACATGGGTAAGGATATTACAAGCTTACAGCTCTTCTGCTTGTGCTGACAGCGTCAGCCACATCA is a window encoding:
- the LOC141600281 gene encoding peptidyl-prolyl cis-trans isomerase FKBP16-4, chloroplastic, whose product is MELTLLSYKHPSLTHKYTYFPSICRKLPRSINCSCSSSNDAANTTTLSLANDGRRALINSFLIAAAGLCISDVADAVSTSRRALRGAKIPESDFKTLPNGLKYYDLKVGGGPEAVKGSRVAVHYVAKWKGITFMTSRQGMGVSGGTPYGFDVGQSERGAVLKGLDLGVEGMRVGGQRLLIVPPELAYGSKGVQEIPPNATIELDVELLSIKQTPFGTPVKVVEG